In the genome of Deinococcus psychrotolerans, one region contains:
- a CDS encoding S8 family serine peptidase, giving the protein MMNKIRRVLGQLRLSLLCGSLLCGAALSARTAPVPGSALPDAWGTAGNKVILSVPEVAGKPVTVSGLTLPSAGERVTVTLPLRTPPGRLRVQFINDSTQQTITTRDIEVLAPEAQGNPEARRVQLLISPKLTPQQVDALLARLLPSVGTLNSRETLPAPVNVPKTAGASPCGGTLADIQLGAGITLEAALNQLAQQGGDDVWYPDPISRWGIGTITQASLSPAQTQLPSTQTQIFQQSFHYAPAPVSPRVVLGSPAGGMAGAGVTIAVLDTGFSPQLDPTHELTDKQGGRLARVSPPINALVPFDPANLAPSLAGSQDFWEGHGTQVAILAAGALSGSAPAAGVLPIKVCSEGAGQASCSTKDVLRGLCVALSQVPAQQLVINLSLGGASPTGAIHAVLNWAQLQGAVVVAAGGNQHQASNPTDPEEYPAAFARSHAPSQAALPLLAVASATPPTWSARSLVASALWPVSGFSTRGSYLNISAPGEALDLGHVQLYSGTSFAAPLVAGAAALARQANPNMTAAALRTFMLSGGRIISGASSNLPTSQGAVTGVAANQAALNQGLPMLRLSGY; this is encoded by the coding sequence ATGATGAACAAAATCAGGCGAGTGTTGGGGCAGTTGAGACTAAGTTTGCTGTGTGGGAGTCTACTGTGCGGGGCGGCACTGAGTGCACGGACGGCCCCGGTGCCGGGCAGCGCTTTGCCCGACGCTTGGGGTACAGCAGGCAACAAAGTGATCCTCAGCGTGCCGGAGGTGGCAGGCAAACCCGTGACGGTCTCCGGGCTCACCCTCCCCAGCGCGGGCGAGCGGGTCACCGTTACTCTTCCACTGCGCACCCCGCCGGGACGCCTGCGGGTGCAGTTTATCAACGACAGCACCCAGCAAACCATTACCACCCGCGACATAGAAGTGCTGGCCCCAGAAGCGCAGGGCAATCCCGAGGCGCGGCGAGTGCAACTCTTGATCAGTCCCAAGCTCACGCCGCAGCAAGTCGACGCATTGCTGGCCCGCTTGTTGCCGAGTGTGGGTACGCTCAACTCGCGGGAAACACTACCCGCTCCAGTGAATGTGCCCAAAACGGCAGGGGCTTCGCCTTGCGGCGGCACGTTGGCAGACATCCAATTGGGCGCGGGCATCACGCTGGAAGCAGCTCTTAACCAACTCGCGCAGCAAGGCGGTGATGATGTCTGGTATCCCGATCCTATTTCTCGCTGGGGTATTGGTACGATCACTCAAGCCTCACTCAGTCCGGCCCAAACTCAGCTCCCGAGCACTCAAACACAAATTTTTCAACAAAGCTTTCATTACGCCCCCGCGCCTGTGTCGCCAAGAGTGGTGCTGGGCAGTCCGGCGGGTGGCATGGCCGGCGCAGGCGTCACCATAGCCGTACTGGACACCGGATTCAGCCCCCAGCTTGACCCCACCCATGAACTGACCGACAAGCAGGGAGGCCGCTTAGCCCGCGTGTCGCCACCGATCAATGCTCTCGTGCCGTTTGATCCAGCCAATCTCGCGCCTTCGCTGGCCGGGTCACAGGACTTCTGGGAAGGACATGGGACACAGGTGGCTATCTTGGCAGCGGGAGCGCTCAGCGGCTCGGCCCCTGCTGCGGGCGTGCTGCCGATCAAAGTCTGCTCGGAGGGCGCTGGGCAAGCCAGTTGCAGCACCAAAGACGTGCTGCGCGGGCTGTGCGTGGCGCTCAGCCAAGTTCCGGCGCAGCAACTCGTCATCAACCTGAGTTTGGGCGGCGCGTCACCGACGGGGGCCATTCACGCGGTTCTCAACTGGGCGCAGCTTCAGGGCGCGGTGGTGGTGGCGGCAGGCGGTAATCAGCACCAAGCCAGCAATCCGACCGACCCCGAAGAGTACCCCGCCGCCTTTGCCCGCTCGCACGCGCCGAGTCAGGCTGCTTTGCCACTCTTGGCGGTGGCCTCCGCCACGCCGCCTACGTGGAGCGCCCGCAGCTTGGTCGCTTCCGCGCTGTGGCCGGTGTCTGGGTTCAGCACGCGGGGCAGTTACCTCAACATCAGCGCTCCGGGTGAGGCGCTCGATTTGGGCCACGTTCAGCTGTACAGCGGCACCTCGTTTGCTGCGCCACTGGTCGCGGGCGCGGCGGCGCTGGCACGGCAAGCCAACCCCAACATGACGGCGGCAGCGCTGCGGACGTTCATGCTGTCGGGCGGACGGATCATCTCGGGAGCCAGCAGCAATTTACCCACGTCTCAAGGTGCTGTCACTGGCGTCGCTGCGAATCAGGCCGCACTCAATCAGGGTCTGCCGATGCTGCGGCTGAGCGGGTATTGA